A portion of the Lysinibacillus timonensis genome contains these proteins:
- the spoVG gene encoding septation regulator SpoVG: MLVTDVRLRRVQTDGRMRAIASITLDDAFVVHDIRVIDGNSGLFVAMPSKRTPDGEFRDIAHPINSDTRNMIQEVVLAAYHAASEEETLQLEEANV; encoded by the coding sequence ATGTTAGTTACTGATGTTAGATTGCGACGTGTTCAAACTGATGGCCGCATGCGTGCTATTGCTTCTATAACTCTAGATGATGCATTTGTAGTGCATGATATTCGAGTAATTGATGGCAACAGCGGTTTATTTGTTGCAATGCCAAGTAAGCGAACTCCAGATGGGGAATTCCGTGACATTGCACATCCAATTAACTCTGACACTAGAAATATGATTCAAGAAGTAGTTTTAGCAGCTTATCATGCAGCTAGTGAAGAAGAAACACTTCAATTAGAAGAAGCAAATGTTTAA
- the veg gene encoding biofilm formation stimulator Veg, with protein MPKTIADIKKSLDCNLGKRLLLKANGGRKKTVESHGVLSETYHAVFVVELDQDENACKRVSYSYTDILTEAVEITFLDDTQVAIAK; from the coding sequence ATGCCAAAAACTATAGCAGACATTAAAAAGTCTTTAGATTGTAATTTGGGTAAACGTTTGTTATTAAAAGCAAACGGAGGACGTAAAAAGACGGTTGAGAGTCACGGGGTTTTAAGTGAAACTTATCATGCAGTTTTTGTTGTAGAACTTGATCAAGACGAAAACGCATGTAAACGCGTTTCTTACAGCTACACAGATATTTTAACAGAAGCAGTAGAGATTACTTTTTTAGACGATACGCAAGTTGCTATCGCAAAATAA
- the ispE gene encoding 4-(cytidine 5'-diphospho)-2-C-methyl-D-erythritol kinase: MLYVKAPAKINLTLDVLYKRPDQFHEVEMIMTTVDLADRIGLETRNDGLITISSTSSIVPDDNRNLAYQAAQLLKDTYGIEKGVSITIDKEIPVAAGLAGGSSDAAATLRGLNEVWDLNLSLDKLAELGAKIGSDVSFCVYGGTAVATGRGEKIEHISAPPTCWVVLAKPKIGVSTASVYGGLNLADIEHPNTNQMIQAIKENDYELMCNSLGNVLESVTFKLHPEVVMIKEQMRKFGADGVLMSGSGPTVFGLVDSETRLSRIYNGLRGFCEEVFAVRLLGERNPLA; this comes from the coding sequence ATGCTTTATGTAAAAGCGCCAGCAAAAATTAATTTAACATTAGATGTTTTATATAAAAGACCAGACCAGTTCCATGAAGTTGAGATGATTATGACAACGGTAGATTTAGCAGATCGTATCGGCCTTGAAACGAGAAATGATGGGTTAATAACAATTTCATCTACAAGCAGTATTGTTCCAGACGATAATAGAAATTTAGCTTATCAAGCTGCGCAATTATTAAAAGATACATATGGAATAGAAAAAGGTGTTTCTATCACGATTGATAAAGAAATCCCTGTTGCAGCTGGGCTTGCAGGTGGTAGTAGTGATGCTGCTGCTACTTTACGTGGCTTAAATGAAGTTTGGGACTTGAACTTGTCGTTGGATAAGCTAGCAGAACTCGGAGCCAAAATAGGATCAGATGTTTCTTTCTGTGTTTATGGAGGGACAGCGGTAGCCACAGGACGAGGAGAAAAGATTGAACATATCTCGGCCCCTCCAACTTGTTGGGTTGTTTTAGCTAAACCAAAGATTGGTGTATCTACTGCATCAGTATATGGTGGGCTTAATTTAGCTGATATTGAACATCCAAACACAAATCAAATGATTCAAGCTATTAAGGAAAATGATTATGAATTAATGTGTAACTCTCTAGGTAATGTGTTAGAATCAGTAACTTTTAAATTACATCCAGAAGTCGTAATGATTAAAGAGCAAATGAGGAAATTTGGTGCAGATGGTGTATTAATGAGCGGTAGCGGTCCAACAGTGTTTGGATTGGTAGATAGTGAGACACGATTGAGCAGAATTTATAATGGTTTAAGAGGCTTTTGTGAGGAGGTTTTTGCTGTCCGCCTACTAGGTGAAAGGAATCCACTTGCCTAA
- the glmU gene encoding bifunctional UDP-N-acetylglucosamine diphosphorylase/glucosamine-1-phosphate N-acetyltransferase GlmU: MTNIFAVILAAGQGTRMKSKLYKVLHPVCGKPMVEHVVDNIRTLDVNRIVTIVGHGAEMVKEQLGEKSEYVLQAEQLGTAHAVQQAESILGNLEGTTLVVCGDTPLIRPETIQALYEYHQKQNAKATILTAVAENPIGYGRIIRNESGQVAQIVEQKDASEEQQIVKEINTGTYCFDNKALFEALKLVQNDNAQGEYYLPDVIEILQKQGEIVSAYATNDFNEILGVNDRVALSQAEEIMRVRINEYHMKNGVTIINPLNTHISVDAIIGRDTVIKPGVIIEGSTKIGEDCVIGPNSQITDSRIGDRTTVQNSVVLNSSVGEDTTIGPFAHLRPESTLGNHVKIGNFVEVKKSTLGNDTKVSHLSYIGDAEVGSDVNIGCGSITVNYDGKNKYKTIIEDRVFVGCNSNLVAPVKIGAGSFIAAGSTITKEVPEDALAIARARQENKLDYAKKLNSK; encoded by the coding sequence ATGACTAACATTTTTGCGGTAATTTTAGCTGCAGGTCAAGGAACACGAATGAAGTCCAAATTATATAAAGTGCTCCATCCTGTTTGTGGTAAACCAATGGTCGAACACGTTGTAGATAATATTCGAACATTAGATGTTAATCGAATCGTTACGATTGTTGGACACGGAGCTGAGATGGTGAAAGAACAGCTAGGAGAAAAAAGTGAGTATGTTCTCCAAGCTGAGCAATTAGGTACTGCTCACGCAGTACAACAAGCCGAATCAATTTTAGGTAACTTAGAGGGGACAACATTGGTGGTTTGTGGTGATACACCATTAATTCGTCCTGAAACGATTCAAGCTTTATATGAGTATCATCAAAAACAAAACGCAAAAGCAACTATCCTTACAGCAGTTGCAGAAAATCCAATTGGGTACGGCCGTATCATTCGAAATGAATCAGGTCAAGTAGCTCAAATAGTCGAACAAAAAGATGCTTCAGAAGAGCAGCAGATCGTGAAAGAAATAAATACAGGAACTTATTGCTTCGATAATAAAGCATTATTCGAGGCGTTAAAACTAGTTCAAAATGATAATGCACAAGGCGAGTATTATTTACCAGATGTAATTGAGATATTACAAAAGCAAGGTGAAATAGTTTCAGCTTATGCAACGAATGACTTTAATGAAATACTCGGTGTTAATGATCGTGTTGCATTATCACAAGCAGAAGAAATTATGCGAGTAAGAATTAATGAGTACCATATGAAAAATGGTGTGACGATTATTAACCCGTTAAATACACATATTAGTGTCGATGCAATTATTGGTCGTGATACAGTTATTAAACCAGGAGTTATTATTGAAGGTAGTACTAAAATAGGTGAAGATTGTGTTATTGGGCCAAATAGTCAAATTACAGATAGTCGAATTGGAGACCGCACAACAGTACAAAACTCCGTTGTACTCAATAGCTCTGTAGGGGAAGATACTACAATTGGACCATTTGCTCATTTACGTCCAGAATCAACTCTGGGCAACCATGTGAAAATTGGGAACTTTGTAGAAGTAAAGAAAAGTACATTAGGTAATGATACAAAAGTTTCGCATTTAAGTTATATTGGTGATGCTGAAGTAGGAAGCGATGTAAACATTGGTTGCGGATCTATTACAGTAAACTATGATGGTAAGAATAAATACAAAACTATTATTGAAGATCGTGTATTTGTAGGATGTAATTCGAACCTAGTTGCTCCTGTTAAAATTGGGGCGGGGTCGTTTATTGCTGCTGGTTCAACAATAACAAAAGAAGTACCTGAAGATGCACTTGCCATTGCACGTGCAAGACAAGAGAATAAACTAGATTACGCTAAAAAATTAAATTCAAAATAA
- a CDS encoding small, acid-soluble spore protein, alpha/beta type: protein MSRRRGIMSNRLKEEIAKELGFYDVVEREGWGGIRARDAGNMVKRAIEMAEQGLAQQANQNNTNK, encoded by the coding sequence ATGTCAAGAAGAAGAGGTATCATGTCGAATCGTCTAAAAGAAGAGATAGCTAAGGAACTCGGATTTTATGATGTAGTCGAGCGTGAGGGCTGGGGCGGAATTAGGGCCCGAGATGCAGGGAATATGGTAAAGCGAGCAATTGAAATGGCCGAGCAAGGTCTAGCACAGCAAGCAAACCAAAACAATACAAATAAGTAG
- the rnmV gene encoding ribonuclease M5, translated as MEIQEIIVVEGKDDTTAIKRAVNADTIETNGSAISKETLNRIAHAQQKRGVIVFTDPDYPGQRIRAIIDEHVPGVKHAFISKDKTIAKNGKGLGVEHARDEDIKEALRNVYTPSLRKNGIKEEITREDLLIARLIGHPQSKSRRYQLGEILNIGMTNGKQLHKRLVMFQISKEQFANAIKKLNQEDVNE; from the coding sequence TTGGAAATACAAGAAATCATCGTCGTAGAAGGCAAAGACGATACGACAGCAATCAAACGAGCAGTGAATGCAGATACAATTGAAACAAATGGTTCAGCTATTTCAAAAGAAACATTAAATAGAATTGCACATGCACAACAAAAAAGGGGAGTAATTGTTTTTACAGATCCAGATTATCCTGGCCAGAGAATTAGAGCGATTATCGATGAACATGTACCAGGAGTAAAACATGCGTTTATTTCTAAAGATAAAACGATTGCGAAGAATGGAAAAGGTTTAGGTGTTGAACATGCACGTGATGAAGATATAAAAGAAGCATTAAGAAATGTTTATACACCTAGTCTTCGTAAAAATGGAATTAAGGAAGAAATAACAAGAGAGGATCTTTTGATAGCTAGATTAATTGGACATCCGCAGTCTAAATCACGTAGATATCAGTTAGGTGAAATCTTGAACATTGGAATGACAAATGGAAAGCAGCTACATAAAAGACTTGTAATGTTTCAAATATCAAAAGAACAATTTGCGAATGCTATCAAGAAGCTTAACCAGGAGGATGTAAATGAATAA
- the rsmA gene encoding 16S rRNA (adenine(1518)-N(6)/adenine(1519)-N(6))-dimethyltransferase RsmA, whose protein sequence is MNKDIATPIRTKEILNKYGFSFKKSLGQNFIIDPNILRNIVSHADLKANSGAIEVGPGIGALTEHLARSAKKVVAFEIDQRLLPVLEDTLSPYSNVKIIHSDVLKADVAQVIKEELKDMEDIMVVANLPYYVTTPILIKLLTEKLPIRGLVVMMQKEVADRITAKPGTKEYGSLSIAIQYYGKSEVAMIVPKTVFMPQPNVDSAVIRIIKHENPPVQVISEEFFFEVTRASFAQRRKTIFNNLQSGLYLGKEKKDKITEALVSCGIEPSRRGETLTIEEFGKLADALYPVFFNK, encoded by the coding sequence ATGAATAAAGATATAGCAACACCAATCCGAACAAAAGAAATACTGAATAAATACGGGTTCTCCTTTAAAAAGAGCTTGGGTCAGAACTTTATAATAGATCCGAATATATTGAGAAATATTGTTAGTCATGCAGATCTAAAGGCTAATAGTGGAGCTATTGAAGTTGGCCCTGGTATAGGAGCACTAACTGAACATTTAGCTCGTTCTGCTAAAAAGGTAGTAGCATTTGAAATTGACCAGCGTCTTTTACCAGTACTTGAAGATACACTGAGTCCGTATAGCAATGTCAAAATCATTCATTCAGATGTATTAAAAGCAGATGTTGCTCAAGTAATAAAAGAAGAATTGAAGGATATGGAGGATATAATGGTTGTAGCGAATTTACCATATTATGTAACTACTCCTATTCTTATAAAACTTTTAACAGAAAAACTACCGATACGTGGTTTAGTTGTGATGATGCAAAAGGAAGTTGCTGATCGTATAACGGCTAAACCAGGTACAAAAGAGTATGGTTCACTATCAATTGCGATTCAATACTATGGAAAATCAGAGGTTGCAATGATTGTTCCGAAAACGGTCTTTATGCCTCAGCCAAATGTCGATTCAGCGGTTATTCGTATTATTAAACATGAAAATCCTCCTGTTCAGGTAATAAGTGAGGAGTTTTTCTTTGAAGTTACACGTGCTTCTTTTGCACAAAGGAGAAAAACAATTTTTAATAATTTGCAATCAGGGCTATACTTAGGAAAAGAAAAGAAAGATAAAATTACTGAAGCCCTTGTATCTTGTGGTATTGAACCTTCTAGAAGGGGCGAAACGCTTACAATTGAGGAATTTGGTAAATTAGCTGATGCACTTTATCCGGTATTTTTCAATAAATAA
- a CDS encoding TatD family hydrolase translates to MFIDTHVHLNADQYVEDLTEVIDRALKAKVGKMVVVGFDRITIERAMKLIDEYEFIYAVIGWHPVDAIDCSDEDLLWIEELTKHPKVVGIGETGLDYHWDKSPKDIQQELFRRQIRLAQKVNLPIIIHNREATGDIVKILHEENAASVGGIMHCFSGSVETAKECIAMNFMISLGGPVTFKNAKTPKEVAKEIPLEHLLIETDAPYLAPHPYRGKRNEPSLVPLVAEEIARLKGISVEEVGVETSTNATRIFNF, encoded by the coding sequence ATGTTTATAGATACACATGTCCATCTAAATGCAGACCAATATGTTGAAGATTTAACAGAAGTAATTGATCGCGCACTCAAAGCTAAGGTTGGGAAAATGGTAGTTGTTGGATTTGATCGGATAACAATTGAAAGAGCCATGAAACTGATTGATGAATACGAGTTTATTTATGCAGTAATTGGCTGGCACCCTGTAGATGCAATTGATTGCTCTGATGAAGACTTACTTTGGATTGAAGAGTTAACTAAACACCCAAAGGTAGTTGGAATCGGGGAAACGGGGTTGGATTATCATTGGGATAAATCACCAAAGGATATCCAGCAAGAGTTGTTCAGAAGACAAATTCGTTTGGCACAAAAAGTGAACCTACCAATCATTATTCATAATCGTGAAGCAACTGGTGATATAGTTAAAATATTACATGAAGAAAACGCAGCGTCTGTAGGCGGAATCATGCATTGTTTTAGTGGTAGTGTAGAAACTGCCAAAGAATGTATTGCTATGAATTTTATGATTAGTCTAGGGGGACCTGTTACTTTTAAAAATGCAAAAACACCCAAAGAAGTTGCAAAAGAAATTCCTTTAGAGCATTTATTAATTGAAACAGATGCGCCATACTTAGCTCCGCATCCATACCGCGGGAAGCGCAATGAACCATCACTTGTACCGCTTGTGGCAGAAGAAATAGCCCGTTTGAAGGGTATTTCTGTCGAAGAGGTAGGGGTGGAAACTTCTACCAATGCAACTAGAATATTTAACTTTTAA
- a CDS encoding AbrB/MazE/SpoVT family DNA-binding domain-containing protein yields the protein MKSTGIVRKVDELGRVVIPIELRRTLGIAEKDALEIYVDDDRIILKKYMPNMTCAVTGEVSDENFRLADGKLILSPEGADILMREIQAHLKK from the coding sequence ATGAAATCAACTGGTATTGTACGAAAAGTCGATGAATTAGGTCGTGTAGTAATTCCTATAGAACTTCGTCGCACATTAGGAATCGCTGAAAAAGATGCGTTGGAAATTTACGTTGATGATGACCGAATCATCCTTAAGAAATATATGCCAAATATGACATGTGCTGTAACTGGTGAAGTGTCTGATGAGAATTTCCGTTTAGCTGATGGAAAGCTTATTTTAAGCCCAGAAGGTGCAGATATCTTAATGAGAGAAATCCAAGCTCACTTAAAAAAATAA
- a CDS encoding G5 and 3D domain-containing protein has translation MSKFSMKNLFSGSLRSKQAIVRVISLVLFASVISFVLYQGTKTPIVLTTNGEEQQILTHANTVGDLLEEKDLVISDYDKVVPSLTTEVVTGMTINWEQAREVVISVDGKQSSIWTTESKVKNILEQANVNVTEYDHVSVALDENLVDNKIDIQKAFQVTLVDGSKERQVWSTSTTVANFLKQQDIQLNELDRVENDLESVITPEDKVKIVRVEKVTDVVEEPLEFAVETKSDASLLQGEKKVVTKGEQGIVSRTYEVTKENGKVIDKVLKSEEVIKEPTTKVVSVGTKVVTASVSRNDSPSTSSKEFYVTATAYTPSCSGCSGYTATGINVQENPNMKIIAVDPNVIPLGTKVWVEGYGNAIAADTGGSIQGNKIDVLMPTKSDAYSWGRKKVLVKILD, from the coding sequence ATGTCAAAATTCTCCATGAAAAACTTGTTCTCTGGATCATTGAGGAGTAAGCAGGCAATTGTACGAGTAATATCACTAGTGTTGTTTGCTTCAGTTATTTCGTTCGTTCTATACCAAGGAACGAAGACTCCAATTGTACTTACTACAAACGGAGAAGAACAACAAATCTTAACACACGCGAATACAGTTGGCGATCTTTTAGAAGAAAAAGATTTAGTCATCTCAGATTATGATAAAGTAGTACCCTCATTGACAACCGAAGTCGTCACTGGAATGACGATTAATTGGGAACAGGCAAGAGAAGTAGTAATTTCAGTTGACGGAAAACAGTCAAGTATATGGACAACTGAAAGCAAAGTGAAGAACATTTTGGAACAAGCTAATGTTAATGTCACAGAGTATGATCATGTATCAGTTGCTTTGGACGAGAATTTAGTTGATAACAAAATCGATATTCAAAAGGCGTTTCAGGTAACGCTTGTCGATGGATCAAAAGAGAGGCAAGTTTGGTCCACTTCGACTACGGTCGCTAACTTTTTAAAGCAACAAGACATTCAACTTAACGAACTTGATCGTGTCGAGAATGATTTGGAGTCTGTTATCACTCCAGAAGATAAAGTAAAAATTGTTCGAGTAGAAAAAGTTACCGATGTAGTGGAAGAACCTTTAGAATTTGCAGTTGAAACAAAATCTGATGCTTCACTGTTACAAGGAGAAAAGAAAGTTGTAACAAAAGGTGAACAAGGAATTGTTTCTCGGACATATGAAGTTACGAAGGAAAATGGAAAAGTAATAGACAAAGTACTAAAATCAGAGGAAGTCATTAAAGAACCTACTACTAAAGTTGTATCTGTCGGTACAAAAGTAGTAACTGCAAGTGTCTCTCGTAATGACAGCCCTTCAACAAGCAGTAAAGAATTTTATGTAACTGCTACAGCATATACACCATCTTGTTCTGGATGTTCTGGATATACAGCAACAGGCATTAATGTTCAAGAGAACCCTAACATGAAAATCATAGCGGTTGATCCTAATGTCATCCCACTTGGAACAAAAGTTTGGGTTGAAGGTTATGGAAATGCTATTGCAGCCGACACAGGAGGATCGATTCAAGGTAATAAAATCGATGTTCTTATGCCAACAAAGTCAGATGCTTATAGTTGGGGAAGAAAAAAAGTACTAGTAAAAATATTAGATTAG
- the metG gene encoding methionine--tRNA ligase: MSDKKTFYITTPIYYPSGKFHIGTAYTTVASDTMARYKRLRGYDVRFLTGMDEHGQKIQEKASEAGKHPQQYVNEIADAARKLWSQMDISYDDFIQTTQERHVKSVEKIFQKFLENGDIYKGEYEGWYCTPCESFYTETQLENGNCPDCGRPVHKVKEESYFFNMKKYADRLLQYYEENVEFIEPESRKNEMINNFIKPGLEDLSVSRTSFDWGIKVPGDPKHVIYVWVDALSNYITALGYASENEELFNKYWPADVHVVGKDIVRFHTIYWPIFLMALDLPLPKKVFAHGFIMMKDGKMSKSKGNVVYPEMLIERYGLDATRYFLLRELPFGSDGVFSPESFVERTNFDLANDLGNLLNRTVSMMNKYFNGDIPTDNLGETEFDLQLKSHAIETRKKFEDNMEKMQFSVVLADLWSLVSRTNKYIDETAPWVLAKDEENKPKLAMVMANLAESLRHIAVMLQPFMTSTPKRIIEQLGLKDEYLTWESIQQFGNVIPKNIKVAEKGIPIFPRLDSEEEISYIRDQMRASVKTPQAEEASKKIETPDVPEITIDDFQKIDLRVATVIACEHVPKADKLLKLQVDLGYEKRQVVSGIAEHYKPEELVGKKVIVVANLKPVKLRGELSQGMILAGSHDGILSVASVDPKLENGAKVK; encoded by the coding sequence GTGAGCGACAAAAAAACTTTTTATATAACAACACCTATTTATTATCCAAGTGGTAAATTCCATATCGGAACTGCTTATACAACAGTTGCATCTGACACGATGGCACGTTATAAAAGACTTCGTGGTTATGATGTTCGTTTTTTAACTGGGATGGATGAGCATGGTCAGAAAATACAAGAGAAGGCAAGTGAAGCAGGTAAACATCCACAACAATATGTAAATGAAATTGCAGATGCTGCAAGAAAATTATGGTCTCAAATGGATATTTCCTATGATGACTTTATTCAAACAACACAAGAGCGACATGTTAAAAGTGTCGAAAAAATATTCCAAAAGTTCTTGGAAAATGGAGATATATATAAGGGTGAATATGAAGGATGGTATTGTACACCTTGTGAGTCCTTTTATACTGAAACACAATTAGAAAATGGAAACTGTCCAGATTGTGGCCGCCCAGTTCATAAAGTAAAAGAAGAATCTTACTTCTTTAATATGAAGAAATACGCGGATCGTTTACTTCAATATTACGAGGAAAATGTAGAATTTATTGAGCCAGAGTCTAGAAAAAATGAAATGATTAATAATTTCATTAAGCCTGGGTTAGAGGATTTATCAGTGTCCCGTACGTCATTTGACTGGGGTATTAAAGTACCAGGGGACCCAAAACATGTCATCTATGTATGGGTTGATGCTCTTTCAAATTATATTACAGCTTTAGGATATGCTTCAGAAAATGAGGAATTATTTAATAAATATTGGCCTGCAGATGTACATGTAGTAGGGAAAGATATTGTTCGCTTCCATACGATTTACTGGCCAATATTCTTAATGGCTTTAGATTTACCGCTTCCAAAAAAGGTATTTGCTCACGGCTTTATTATGATGAAAGACGGTAAAATGTCTAAATCAAAAGGAAATGTTGTATATCCAGAAATGTTAATTGAACGTTATGGTTTAGATGCAACTCGTTATTTCTTACTTCGTGAATTACCTTTTGGTTCTGATGGCGTATTTTCTCCTGAATCTTTTGTTGAACGTACTAATTTTGATTTGGCAAATGATCTAGGAAATTTACTTAACCGTACAGTTTCTATGATGAATAAATACTTTAACGGCGATATACCAACGGATAATTTAGGTGAAACTGAATTTGATTTACAGTTAAAATCTCACGCAATTGAGACACGAAAAAAATTCGAAGATAATATGGAAAAGATGCAATTTAGTGTGGTATTAGCAGATTTATGGTCGCTTGTATCAAGAACAAATAAATATATTGATGAAACTGCCCCATGGGTATTGGCGAAAGATGAGGAAAATAAACCAAAATTAGCTATGGTTATGGCGAATTTAGCTGAAAGTTTACGTCATATTGCAGTTATGTTACAACCGTTTATGACTTCAACACCTAAGAGAATTATTGAACAGCTAGGGTTGAAAGATGAGTATTTAACATGGGAATCAATCCAACAATTTGGAAATGTTATTCCAAAAAATATAAAAGTAGCAGAAAAGGGAATACCTATCTTCCCTCGTTTAGACTCTGAGGAGGAAATTTCCTATATACGAGACCAAATGAGAGCATCTGTTAAGACACCTCAAGCAGAAGAGGCATCGAAAAAAATTGAAACACCTGATGTACCAGAAATTACAATAGATGATTTCCAAAAAATAGATCTCCGTGTTGCAACAGTAATTGCATGTGAACATGTGCCAAAAGCAGATAAATTACTAAAATTACAAGTTGATTTAGGCTATGAGAAAAGACAAGTTGTATCAGGAATTGCAGAACATTATAAGCCTGAAGAATTGGTTGGTAAAAAGGTTATTGTTGTTGCTAACTTAAAACCAGTTAAACTTCGTGGTGAACTTTCTCAAGGAATGATTTTAGCGGGGTCTCATGATGGTATATTATCCGTTGCATCGGTTGATCCTAAGTTGGAAAACGGAGCTAAAGTTAAGTAA
- the purR gene encoding pur operon repressor, with product MKWKRSERLVDMTYYLLEHPHQLIPLTYFSDLYQSAKSSISEDLTIVKETFEEKGIGLLVTLPGAAGGVKYIPKMLDDEVREVTHVLISELSKSDRLLPGGYLFMTDLLGNPELMNRVGKVFASIFANQHIDVIMTVATKGISIAHSIARHLNVPVVVVRRDSKVTEGSTVSINYVSGSSRRIQTMVLSKRSMKSGQRVLITDDFMKVGGTLNGMKNLLEEFDCELAGIAVLVEAEHADESLVDDYYSLVKLHAVNEKDRTIALSEGNYFLKERK from the coding sequence ATGAAATGGAAGCGAAGTGAACGCCTTGTAGATATGACGTACTATTTACTTGAGCATCCACATCAGCTGATCCCGCTAACTTATTTTTCAGATCTATATCAATCTGCAAAATCTTCAATTAGTGAAGATTTGACAATTGTTAAAGAAACCTTCGAAGAAAAAGGAATCGGGTTGTTGGTAACGTTACCTGGAGCTGCAGGTGGAGTGAAGTATATACCAAAAATGTTAGATGATGAAGTTCGTGAAGTCACTCATGTTTTAATATCTGAGTTAAGTAAATCAGATCGGTTATTACCTGGCGGGTATTTATTTATGACTGATTTATTAGGTAACCCTGAATTAATGAATCGAGTTGGAAAGGTATTTGCAAGTATCTTTGCTAATCAACACATTGATGTCATCATGACGGTTGCGACAAAGGGGATTTCGATAGCTCATTCTATAGCTAGACATTTAAATGTTCCAGTCGTTGTAGTAAGACGTGATAGTAAAGTAACAGAAGGCTCTACCGTAAGTATTAATTACGTTTCAGGCTCTTCCCGAAGAATTCAAACAATGGTGCTATCTAAACGGAGTATGAAAAGTGGACAACGCGTTCTAATAACAGACGATTTTATGAAAGTTGGAGGAACGTTAAATGGTATGAAAAATCTTTTAGAAGAATTTGATTGCGAACTTGCAGGTATTGCTGTATTAGTAGAAGCAGAGCATGCAGATGAGTCTTTAGTCGATGATTATTATTCGTTAGTAAAGCTGCATGCAGTAAATGAAAAGGATCGTACAATTGCTTTAAGCGAGGGTAATTATTTTTTAAAGGAGAGAAAGTAA
- a CDS encoding RidA family protein: MKIISTTNAPAAIGPYAQGIVINGLFFSSGQIPLTAQGELIEGDIVSQTNQVFNNLRAVLAEAGSSLDKVVKTTVFLKDMNDFAAMNETYAKNFGNHKPARSAVEVARLPKDVKVEIEVIAVVE; this comes from the coding sequence ATGAAAATTATATCAACAACTAACGCACCGGCGGCTATTGGACCATATGCACAAGGAATCGTGATTAACGGTTTATTTTTTAGTTCAGGTCAAATTCCCTTAACCGCTCAAGGAGAACTAATAGAAGGGGATATTGTTAGCCAGACAAACCAAGTATTTAATAATTTACGAGCTGTTCTAGCCGAGGCAGGTTCCTCTTTAGACAAAGTTGTGAAAACAACGGTTTTTCTAAAAGATATGAATGATTTTGCTGCCATGAACGAAACGTACGCAAAAAACTTCGGCAATCATAAACCTGCTCGTTCTGCAGTAGAAGTTGCTAGACTACCTAAAGATGTAAAAGTAGAAATTGAAGTAATTGCAGTAGTAGAATAA